In Desulfosediminicola ganghwensis, a single window of DNA contains:
- a CDS encoding UxaA family hydrolase, whose product MAIDFLVHEAADVVGVVVVEGLKAGQEITGWVMKEDETVTIKILSDIPIGHKVAMKDMEVGDTVIKYNTDIGKVVAPIKKGEHTHVHNVKTKRW is encoded by the coding sequence ATGGCTATCGATTTTTTAGTACACGAAGCCGCTGACGTGGTAGGTGTCGTAGTTGTTGAGGGTCTGAAGGCTGGCCAGGAGATCACTGGTTGGGTCATGAAGGAAGATGAGACCGTCACCATTAAGATTCTGAGCGATATTCCGATCGGACACAAAGTCGCTATGAAAGATATGGAAGTAGGCGATACCGTAATCAAGTACAACACCGATATCGGCAAGGTTGTAGCTCCAATCAAGAAAGGCGAGCACACACACGTTCACAACGTTAAAACCAAGAGGTGGTAG